In the uncultured Methanobacterium sp. genome, one interval contains:
- a CDS encoding CBS domain-containing protein, whose amino-acid sequence MKVKDAMNQDVITITSSTRPPEAFQKMYKEGVRRLFVMDDNGEPLGVVSYSDLIGVLGTIKPSAKDAVSLQITDIMSKEVITISADDGIEDAANLMLRADISGLLVLEDDKPVGVITKTDICRMVAAELLIPS is encoded by the coding sequence ATGAAAGTTAAAGATGCAATGAACCAAGATGTTATAACCATTACTTCCAGTACTCGTCCACCAGAAGCCTTTCAAAAGATGTACAAAGAGGGTGTGCGAAGGCTTTTTGTTATGGATGATAATGGTGAACCTTTGGGTGTGGTTTCTTATTCGGATCTTATTGGAGTTCTGGGAACCATCAAACCTTCAGCCAAAGATGCAGTTTCACTCCAGATCACTGATATAATGTCCAAAGAAGTCATCACTATTTCTGCCGATGATGGAATAGAAGATGCAGCTAACCTCATGTTAAGAGCAGATATATCTGGTTTATTGGTACTTGAAGATGATAAACCAGTGGGAGTAATTACTAAAACAGATATCTGCAGGATGGTAGCTGCAGAACTTTTAATACCAAGTTAA